In Spirobacillus cienkowskii, a genomic segment contains:
- a CDS encoding DUF1343 domain-containing protein: MKPAIDEISQNSNILNHCGRIGVVANQTSVNSQFVPSTDIIYEAAKFAQGSSVSCVFGPQHGYYQTEQDNMKETPDDIYKFKDGNSVPLFSLYSNTRAPTKQQIDLVDTFIIDLQDIGCRVYTYMLTLAACLRSAAQYNKKVVVLDRINPLGLCNKDTKGNWIFVEGNKLETKWHSFVGWYDIPMRHGLSLGELGYYFIKQDKLKVDYKVVPVKNLTRKLSIAALKTTKWTMPSPNIPCWESAYFFPAFVLLEGTNISEGRGSTIPFQLIGAPWLDSKKCIEFLNNNKETYLYNPKIDNNFAIRQHNFRPTFNKHMGAICNGIQFHIENPDNVNLFALGLSFLYYCITNHRNDFKWTSPGYEYNYKDLPINLILGTDSWTHFFESSSEGSFKTLKSMLFNSQEEAQKFIKSVEDLLIYRE; encoded by the coding sequence ATGAAACCAGCAATTGATGAGATTTCCCAAAATAGTAACATACTAAATCATTGTGGAAGAATTGGAGTTGTCGCAAATCAAACCTCTGTCAATTCTCAATTTGTTCCTTCAACAGATATTATTTATGAAGCGGCAAAATTTGCACAAGGAAGTTCTGTAAGTTGTGTTTTTGGTCCTCAACATGGTTATTATCAAACAGAACAAGATAACATGAAAGAAACGCCAGATGATATTTATAAATTTAAAGACGGAAATTCTGTTCCACTGTTTAGTTTGTATTCAAATACTCGTGCACCAACAAAGCAACAAATAGATCTTGTAGATACTTTTATTATTGATTTACAAGATATTGGATGTCGTGTTTATACTTACATGCTTACCTTAGCGGCATGTTTGCGATCTGCTGCGCAATACAATAAAAAAGTTGTCGTTCTTGACCGTATAAACCCTCTAGGATTATGCAATAAAGATACAAAAGGAAACTGGATTTTTGTCGAAGGCAACAAACTCGAAACAAAATGGCATAGTTTTGTAGGTTGGTATGATATTCCAATGAGACATGGATTGTCTTTAGGGGAACTGGGATATTATTTTATAAAACAAGACAAACTAAAAGTTGACTATAAAGTTGTACCAGTAAAAAATTTAACACGTAAATTATCTATTGCCGCTCTCAAAACTACCAAATGGACAATGCCATCACCAAATATCCCATGCTGGGAATCAGCATATTTTTTTCCGGCATTTGTGTTACTTGAAGGAACAAACATTAGCGAAGGAAGAGGCTCTACAATTCCATTTCAACTTATTGGAGCGCCATGGCTTGACTCTAAAAAATGTATAGAATTTTTAAATAATAATAAAGAAACTTACTTATATAATCCAAAAATTGATAATAATTTTGCAATAAGACAACACAATTTTAGACCAACCTTCAATAAACACATGGGTGCAATTTGCAATGGGATACAATTTCACATTGAAAATCCAGATAATGTTAATTTATTTGCATTAGGATTGAGTTTCTTATATTATTGTATTACAAACCATAGAAATGATTTTAAATGGACTTCTCCTGGATATGAGTACAACTATAAGGATCTCCCTATTAACTTAATTTTGGGTACAGATTCTTGGACGCATTTTTTTGAGTCAAGTTCAGAAGGTTCTTTTAAAACACTTAAGTCTATGCTGTTTAATTCGCAAGAAGAAGCTCAAAAATTTATTAAATCTGTAGAGGATTTATTAATATATAGAGAATAA
- a CDS encoding type II secretion system protein, which translates to MSKKINSIKLKCNKGYTTTGVLIIISILAVLSIIVIPKVSIFKAKGQQSESRINLFRVYKLMYAYKLENGGFINTKNKVIAVSNVTELSPYIKDELVYLKNNHEKMFLVSDPHRFAIAFVRVLNNGNYDIQRVNSKKVYCYMSNGVEEGHEKCAESQIYPPQSSKEDMEQAQKLKLLKDD; encoded by the coding sequence ATGAGTAAAAAAATTAATTCAATAAAATTAAAATGTAATAAAGGTTATACAACAACAGGGGTTTTGATTATAATTTCAATTCTAGCCGTGTTATCAATTATTGTGATTCCTAAAGTGAGTATTTTTAAAGCAAAGGGTCAGCAATCCGAATCAAGAATTAATTTATTCCGTGTTTATAAACTTATGTATGCTTATAAGCTTGAAAATGGTGGATTTATTAATACTAAAAATAAAGTTATAGCGGTGTCTAATGTAACAGAATTGTCTCCATATATTAAAGATGAGCTTGTGTATTTAAAAAATAATCATGAAAAAATGTTTTTAGTCAGCGATCCTCATCGATTTGCGATTGCATTTGTTCGTGTTTTAAATAATGGAAATTATGATATACAAAGAGTTAATTCAAAAAAAGTATATTGCTATATGTCTAATGGCGTAGAAGAAGGTCATGAAAAATGTGCTGAATCTCAAATTTACCCACCACAATCATCAAAAGAAGATATGGAACAAGCACAAAAATTAAAATTGTTGAAAGATGATTAG
- a CDS encoding alpha/beta hydrolase yields the protein MKNQNSIFEQLEHENNETSVLNYINKYQNIYLPFYSSQGQEYKFQGANNISISARIFIHSTPKGKFLLTTGYNESHLKYAEFIMNLFEMGFSVYCFDHRGQGFSERFSEQSKRGFVDKFEHYIKDLSHFFDYVSRHDNPVLPVHIIAHSMGGAISLLALLNQKITPKSLVLSAPMLEIVLGPTRLLELPVLYLSHLMCLLGRSKNYVFGQTDCIPFRPFEGNDVTNSKGRYTAWRNHIHDLEEMQLGGPTFGWMQQAILFSKKIRKTKNEIKTPILILQAEKDTVVANDAQTAFCKKLSNCNLILVNHAKHEVLMEADCIRNQVLEDIKNFVMGVK from the coding sequence ATGAAAAATCAAAACTCAATTTTTGAACAACTTGAGCATGAAAATAATGAGACTAGTGTTTTAAATTATATAAATAAATACCAAAATATTTATCTCCCCTTTTACTCTTCTCAAGGTCAAGAATACAAATTTCAAGGCGCTAATAATATTTCAATTTCTGCAAGAATTTTTATTCATAGCACACCAAAAGGAAAATTTTTATTAACCACAGGATACAATGAGTCTCATTTAAAATATGCGGAATTTATTATGAATTTATTTGAAATGGGCTTTTCAGTTTATTGCTTCGATCACCGAGGACAAGGTTTTTCTGAACGATTTTCTGAACAATCTAAAAGAGGGTTCGTTGACAAATTTGAACATTATATCAAAGATTTAAGCCATTTTTTTGATTATGTATCTCGTCACGACAACCCCGTATTGCCTGTACATATTATTGCGCATTCTATGGGAGGTGCTATCAGCCTTTTAGCTTTATTAAACCAAAAAATAACACCCAAAAGCCTTGTTCTAAGCGCCCCAATGCTTGAAATTGTTCTTGGACCAACTCGTTTACTTGAACTGCCAGTACTTTATTTATCACATCTCATGTGCCTTTTAGGTAGGAGCAAAAATTATGTTTTTGGACAAACTGATTGTATTCCATTTCGACCATTTGAAGGCAATGATGTGACCAATTCTAAAGGTCGGTATACTGCGTGGCGGAATCATATTCATGATCTCGAAGAAATGCAGCTAGGTGGGCCTACGTTTGGCTGGATGCAGCAAGCAATACTATTTTCTAAGAAAATAAGAAAAACAAAAAACGAAATAAAAACCCCAATTCTTATTTTGCAAGCAGAAAAGGACACCGTTGTTGCCAATGATGCTCAAACAGCATTTTGCAAAAAGCTATCAAACTGTAATTTAATTTTAGTTAATCACGCTAAACATGAGGTTTTGATGGAAGCAGATTGCATTAGAAATCAGGTACTTGAAGATATTAAAAATTTTGTGATGGGAGTGAAATAA
- a CDS encoding flagellin: protein MGLRIQTNIQSLNSQRSLAISTSANDLSMEKLSSGYRINKSSDDAAGLAISEKLKADIRGLNMAKRNANDGISMVQVAEGGMNEISNILSRLRELSVQGASDTIGNNERNFINKEYTALKDEIDRITNSTEYNGSLLLIGQNAAKKIPDEKMLNRINTPPFEIQVGKNWYEGVDAIGIKDPFGRNPVNIIRVKFDQIDTSTVGLKLGRGNDDSKDSTGVYVEGVKDSTVSKNKAQRSIAKLDDAINTIAGFRADLGAIQSRLGSTVANLAIMSENFSAANSRIRDTDFAEETTRYAQSNILKQAGVAVLSQANQSPGAALRLLG, encoded by the coding sequence ATGGGTTTACGAATTCAAACCAATATACAATCTCTAAACTCACAAAGATCACTCGCTATTTCAACTTCTGCAAATGATCTATCTATGGAAAAACTCAGTTCTGGTTACAGAATCAACAAGTCATCAGATGATGCAGCTGGTCTTGCAATTAGTGAGAAACTAAAAGCAGACATCAGAGGTTTAAATATGGCAAAAAGAAATGCTAATGATGGTATTTCAATGGTACAGGTTGCCGAAGGTGGGATGAACGAAATAAGTAACATTTTAAGTCGTTTAAGAGAACTTTCTGTGCAAGGCGCATCTGATACAATAGGTAACAATGAGCGTAATTTTATTAATAAAGAATATACAGCTTTAAAAGATGAAATTGATCGTATTACAAATTCTACAGAGTATAATGGGAGCTTGTTACTAATTGGCCAAAATGCTGCCAAAAAGATACCTGATGAAAAAATGTTAAATCGGATCAATACACCTCCTTTTGAAATTCAAGTTGGTAAAAACTGGTATGAAGGAGTTGACGCAATTGGTATAAAAGATCCATTTGGTAGAAATCCAGTCAATATTATTCGAGTAAAGTTTGATCAAATTGATACAAGCACTGTGGGTTTAAAATTAGGTCGTGGTAACGACGATAGTAAGGATTCCACAGGTGTTTACGTTGAAGGTGTAAAAGATTCAACAGTTTCAAAAAATAAAGCTCAACGATCGATTGCGAAACTTGATGATGCAATCAATACCATAGCAGGTTTTCGCGCAGATTTAGGAGCGATTCAAAGTCGTTTAGGTTCAACAGTTGCTAACTTAGCAATTATGAGTGAAAACTTTTCTGCTGCAAATAGTCGTATACGTGATACAGATTTTGCTGAAGAAACGACACGGTATGCTCAAAGTAATATTCTTAAACAAGCAGGTGTTGCTGTGTTGTCGCAAGCAAATCAATCTCCAGGAGCTGCGTTACGTTTGTTAGGTTAA
- a CDS encoding pyridoxal phosphate-dependent aminotransferase: MMNEFKKQKIAKCFSKKFDKLSQMGGDIRRIFMLGQKLKETNPDLNLIDLSLGNPDLEPPQELKKILTELVSSKEKGNHRYMDAAGLMEVRQFLANRLSQSEGIDVSPDSVYLSVGAAGALQILFRTFLDPNDEVIIFAPYFPEYIPYTHNFGAKPIIVKSNSFHNPILKDFEKKISHKTKLIVLNSPNNPAGIAYQEEVLQKIIDILKLRLKKYNQVIQIISDEPYYRIVYDSKSSYSLLKNYPFTWIVRSFSKDLGLAGERIGFIAWKNDKFAFDLSQALRNSSRVLGFVSAPRLMQRLIPYAYDFKVDVAVYQKRVLSFIKILEECGVKTQTPDAGFFVFPKSPQKDDRQFCEELVHAGVLCVPGSAFGCPGYFRASLTQGQENIEDAARRIVRLCNKLI; encoded by the coding sequence ATGATGAATGAATTTAAAAAACAAAAAATAGCTAAGTGCTTTTCTAAGAAATTTGATAAACTATCTCAAATGGGTGGAGACATACGTAGAATATTTATGTTAGGTCAAAAATTAAAAGAAACAAATCCAGATCTTAATTTAATTGATCTTTCTTTAGGAAATCCTGATTTAGAACCCCCCCAAGAGTTAAAAAAAATTTTAACAGAGTTAGTAAGTAGTAAAGAAAAAGGCAATCACAGATATATGGATGCAGCAGGGCTCATGGAGGTCAGACAATTTTTAGCGAATCGATTATCGCAATCTGAAGGAATAGATGTTTCGCCTGATTCTGTTTATTTAAGTGTTGGAGCTGCGGGTGCTTTGCAAATTTTATTTAGAACTTTTTTGGACCCTAATGATGAGGTCATAATTTTTGCTCCTTACTTTCCCGAGTATATTCCCTATACTCACAACTTTGGAGCAAAACCCATTATTGTAAAAAGTAATTCTTTTCATAATCCTATACTAAAAGATTTTGAAAAAAAAATTTCTCATAAAACAAAATTAATTGTTTTAAATAGTCCCAATAACCCTGCTGGAATTGCTTATCAAGAAGAGGTATTGCAAAAAATTATTGACATTCTTAAATTGCGCCTTAAGAAATATAACCAAGTTATTCAAATAATTTCTGATGAACCTTATTATCGTATTGTTTATGATTCGAAAAGTTCTTATTCTTTGCTCAAAAATTACCCATTTACTTGGATTGTTCGTTCTTTTTCAAAGGATTTGGGATTGGCTGGTGAAAGAATTGGGTTTATTGCATGGAAAAATGATAAATTTGCATTTGATCTTTCTCAAGCGTTGAGAAACTCTTCACGAGTACTTGGTTTTGTCAGCGCTCCTCGATTGATGCAGCGTCTTATTCCTTATGCCTACGACTTTAAAGTCGATGTCGCAGTGTATCAAAAACGAGTGTTGTCTTTTATTAAAATTTTAGAAGAATGTGGGGTGAAAACTCAAACCCCCGATGCAGGTTTTTTTGTTTTTCCTAAATCTCCACAAAAAGATGATAGACAGTTTTGTGAAGAACTTGTGCATGCTGGAGTTTTATGTGTTCCGGGGAGTGCATTTGGATGTCCTGGATATTTTAGAGCGTCTTTGACTCAAGGGCAAGAAAATATCGAAGACGCAGCAAGACGGATAGTTCGTTTGTGTAATAAATTGATATAA
- a CDS encoding response regulator transcription factor, with protein sequence MKDEKLRILIIEDDRDLNNLLKYTLESSNDFEVKSHFDGQGAYEMIVQFQPALVLLDVMLPNIYGTEILKNVRENPTTSSVFVILLTARSQEQDKVEGFEAGADDYITKPFSPKELLLRVNALLRRSHSNKNFVNINKDNQDKIEENVNHKIISVGSIKIYPDEFRVTVLNETVSLTATEYQLLIFLAERVGKLQSRDALLQKVWGYEGQVNTRTVDTHIKRLRQKLGTAGSMIETIHGFGYQLIES encoded by the coding sequence ATGAAGGACGAAAAACTTCGTATTTTAATTATTGAAGACGATCGTGATTTAAATAATCTACTCAAATATACGTTAGAATCCTCAAATGACTTTGAGGTTAAGTCCCATTTTGACGGGCAAGGCGCCTATGAAATGATTGTTCAATTTCAACCAGCCCTTGTTCTATTAGATGTTATGCTCCCTAACATTTATGGTACAGAGATTCTAAAAAATGTGCGAGAAAATCCTACCACCTCTAGCGTTTTTGTAATACTCCTCACCGCACGTTCGCAAGAACAGGATAAAGTTGAAGGTTTTGAAGCTGGAGCTGATGATTATATTACCAAACCATTTTCGCCCAAAGAATTATTATTGCGCGTTAACGCTCTTTTGCGACGCTCACATTCAAATAAAAACTTTGTCAATATCAATAAAGATAACCAGGATAAAATTGAAGAGAATGTTAACCATAAAATTATTTCTGTTGGTTCAATAAAAATTTACCCTGACGAATTTAGAGTGACTGTTCTTAACGAAACAGTTTCGCTCACCGCAACCGAGTACCAATTGCTGATATTTTTAGCTGAAAGAGTAGGAAAACTTCAAAGCCGAGACGCTTTATTGCAAAAAGTCTGGGGCTACGAAGGGCAAGTGAATACAAGAACTGTTGATACTCATATAAAACGTTTAAGGCAAAAACTTGGAACCGCAGGCAGCATGATCGAAACAATTCATGGCTTTGGATATCAATTAATCGAAAGCTAG